A window from Planctomicrobium piriforme encodes these proteins:
- a CDS encoding alpha/beta hydrolase, producing the protein MLRRILAVCLFSLLVFADQVTFAQPAAKVIPAPGIDLPPAARTHINKKRVDLNRKIAALAKQGPREILELLPDVEIFSRAAELAVDGNTIYSEQEFNNLDKQLDLGLERAAELAKGEHSWTTQTGLVVRGFRSKLDGTVQPYGLLIGPDAKLDGEPMRLDIWFHGRGDKTTETQFIQSRLKSEGEYKIPDGIVLHPYGRFCNPFRFAGEVDVWEALEHVKQNYKIDPDRMAVGGFSMGGAGCWGFTVHYPSSWFASYPGAGFSDTERFLGMDKNPEKLPSPIQQKLWRLYDAHTLADNLYDVPTIAYSGEIDGQKLASDIMVEAAAKYGLEIPHIIGPQTGHKIHADSKLIIEEKLNALAAKGRVITPPSIRFTTYSLKYNTCAWATINGLGEHWEEAYIHADLTPQTDPTGVEVKTKNLTDLSLNFPAASSPFAASKGVKVTIDGQALPELKSASDKAFVARFRKQGDKWASVKPDAEPEGLVKRHDLQGPVDDALMAPFLFVKPTGTFVNTTVGAWVNSEMNRAVNNWERQMRGNARVKKDTEITEADIRDNNLILWGCPRSNALIKKIITQLPIIWSSSELSVGKTEYEPAHQALIMIYPNPLNPSRYIVINSSLTYRETDYENNAKQTPKLPDWAIIELNQAPNDYAPGGIIAADFFDEQWKVKTPK; encoded by the coding sequence CTCGCCAAGCAGGGGCCGCGCGAGATCCTCGAACTGCTGCCGGATGTGGAAATCTTCTCCCGGGCAGCCGAACTCGCCGTCGACGGAAACACCATCTACTCCGAGCAGGAATTCAACAACCTCGACAAGCAGTTGGATCTCGGACTGGAGCGAGCAGCGGAACTCGCCAAGGGGGAACACAGTTGGACGACGCAAACCGGACTGGTCGTCCGCGGGTTTCGCTCCAAACTAGATGGAACGGTTCAGCCCTACGGTCTGTTGATCGGGCCGGATGCCAAGCTGGACGGCGAGCCAATGCGGCTCGACATCTGGTTTCACGGCCGCGGCGACAAAACGACGGAAACACAATTTATTCAGTCACGTCTGAAGAGCGAAGGGGAATACAAGATCCCTGACGGCATCGTGCTGCATCCGTACGGCCGCTTCTGCAATCCGTTCCGTTTCGCAGGCGAAGTCGACGTCTGGGAAGCGCTCGAACACGTCAAGCAGAACTACAAGATCGACCCCGATCGGATGGCGGTCGGCGGTTTCTCGATGGGAGGCGCCGGCTGCTGGGGATTCACCGTGCATTATCCCTCGAGCTGGTTCGCCTCTTACCCCGGCGCCGGTTTCTCGGACACTGAACGCTTTTTGGGGATGGACAAGAACCCGGAAAAGCTTCCCTCTCCGATTCAGCAGAAGCTCTGGCGGCTCTACGACGCTCACACTCTCGCCGACAACCTGTACGACGTGCCGACCATTGCCTACAGCGGGGAAATCGACGGTCAGAAATTGGCTTCGGACATCATGGTCGAAGCCGCGGCGAAGTATGGACTTGAAATTCCACACATCATCGGCCCCCAAACCGGCCACAAAATCCATGCGGATTCCAAACTGATCATCGAGGAGAAACTGAACGCACTGGCTGCCAAGGGACGCGTCATCACGCCCCCCAGCATCCGCTTCACAACTTATTCCCTCAAATACAACACTTGTGCCTGGGCGACGATCAACGGCCTCGGCGAGCACTGGGAAGAAGCCTACATCCATGCCGACCTGACGCCGCAGACAGATCCGACCGGGGTCGAAGTCAAAACCAAAAACCTGACCGACCTTTCGCTCAACTTCCCGGCAGCATCAAGCCCGTTTGCTGCGTCCAAGGGCGTCAAAGTCACCATCGATGGTCAGGCTCTGCCGGAACTGAAGTCCGCCTCCGACAAGGCGTTTGTCGCCCGTTTTCGGAAGCAGGGCGACAAATGGGCAAGCGTGAAACCGGATGCGGAACCGGAAGGGCTGGTGAAACGTCACGATCTGCAAGGCCCCGTCGATGACGCACTGATGGCGCCGTTCCTGTTCGTCAAACCGACCGGAACATTCGTAAATACGACCGTCGGAGCGTGGGTCAATTCAGAGATGAACCGGGCCGTCAACAATTGGGAACGTCAGATGCGCGGCAATGCCCGCGTCAAGAAAGACACCGAAATCACCGAAGCCGATATTCGCGACAACAACCTCATTTTGTGGGGTTGCCCGCGGAGCAACGCCCTCATCAAGAAGATCATCACTCAGTTGCCGATCATCTGGTCGAGCAGCGAACTCTCCGTCGGGAAAACGGAATACGAACCGGCACATCAGGCGTTGATCATGATCTACCCGAATCCGCTGAACCCGTCGCGGTACATCGTCATCAACAGCAGCCTGACGTACCGCGAAACCGACTATGAGAACAACGCGAAGCAGACTCCCAAACTGCCGGACTGGGCAATCATCGAATTGAATCAGGCTCCGAACGACTACGCCCCCGGCGGCATCATCGCGGCAGACTTCTTCGACGAACAATGGAAGGTGAAAACGCCGAAGTAA
- a CDS encoding alpha/beta hydrolase: MSRSPRFFAHITAALLSLWVRGSTVTSASEFKITPDIVYGHKAGMALTFDMVRPENPNGAAVLFMVSGGWVSGWAPPESIVRKNHLTPNPFEELVDKGYTLFLVRHGSSPYFKVPEAVADVRRATRFIRMHAEDYGIDHKRMGVFGMSAGGHLSLMLGTTADDGNPEAKDPVDRISDRVTAVVAIFPPTKIDEFFPLRKRFAALEFPDDQAESVSPLLKASSDDAPTLLIHGDKDELVPISHSERMEVAFKEKMVPAELLVIPGAAHGFQGVDQARSQEALVNWFELYLRKK, encoded by the coding sequence ATGAGCCGATCGCCCCGTTTTTTCGCGCACATCACGGCTGCACTGCTGTCGTTGTGGGTGCGTGGATCGACCGTGACGTCCGCAAGCGAATTCAAGATCACTCCTGACATCGTCTATGGTCACAAGGCGGGCATGGCGCTGACCTTTGACATGGTGCGGCCCGAGAACCCGAATGGGGCCGCGGTGCTGTTTATGGTCAGCGGCGGCTGGGTTTCCGGTTGGGCTCCGCCAGAATCGATCGTCCGTAAAAATCACCTCACGCCGAATCCGTTCGAAGAACTGGTCGACAAGGGCTACACCTTGTTCCTCGTCCGCCATGGCAGCAGTCCTTACTTCAAAGTCCCGGAAGCGGTCGCCGATGTCCGTCGAGCCACCCGGTTTATCCGCATGCACGCCGAAGACTATGGCATCGACCACAAACGCATGGGTGTCTTCGGCATGAGCGCCGGCGGGCACCTGTCACTGATGCTCGGCACCACTGCCGACGATGGGAACCCCGAGGCGAAAGATCCCGTCGACCGAATCAGCGACCGCGTGACGGCGGTCGTCGCGATTTTCCCGCCCACCAAGATCGACGAGTTCTTTCCGCTTCGCAAACGCTTCGCGGCGCTCGAATTTCCAGACGATCAGGCCGAATCGGTCTCGCCCTTGTTGAAGGCCTCCTCCGACGACGCGCCGACATTGCTGATTCACGGCGACAAGGACGAACTCGTCCCGATCAGCCACAGCGAACGCATGGAAGTCGCATTCAAGGAAAAAATGGTGCCGGCCGAACTGCTGGTCATCCCGGGCGCGGCGCATGGCTTCCAGGGCGTTGATCAGGCCCGCAGCCAGGAAGCCCTGGTAAACTGGTTCGAGCTGTATCTCCGGAAGAAGTAA